One window from the genome of Salisaeta longa DSM 21114 encodes:
- a CDS encoding DUF3775 domain-containing protein — protein sequence MRIMQREVNQIRDTAKQLPEKRTRFKDLLSRLSKNKQRELLAIVYLGRGDYSDWDEALSNVTLPSGMAVYLAEKQYLSQYISQGWDMVPHRVKENVVNDAADKLDATIQAVEEILNGLDGYLVEFRERPESVSTNLLRLRAFSDEIAQAVGNNPRVSDGWYHEKSSQLKNSAKGAVDMWIRDHDEVEVVPSAPMSAHEWIKEMMTGYLRDGLKMARVLRKAVEEDEIDLLDYQEQ from the coding sequence ATGAGGATTATGCAGCGTGAGGTTAACCAAATCCGTGACACAGCTAAGCAATTGCCCGAGAAACGTACTCGTTTCAAGGATTTGCTATCCCGCCTCTCGAAAAACAAGCAGCGTGAACTACTGGCCATCGTTTACCTTGGACGGGGCGACTACTCGGATTGGGACGAAGCACTTTCCAATGTGACTCTACCGTCTGGGATGGCTGTATATCTTGCTGAAAAGCAGTATCTCTCCCAGTACATCAGTCAGGGCTGGGACATGGTGCCGCACCGCGTCAAGGAGAATGTGGTTAACGACGCTGCGGATAAACTCGACGCCACAATCCAGGCAGTTGAGGAAATCCTCAATGGCTTGGATGGATACCTGGTTGAATTCCGTGAAAGACCAGAATCGGTGTCTACCAATCTGCTTCGTCTCCGGGCTTTTTCAGACGAGATAGCTCAAGCTGTTGGCAACAACCCGCGAGTATCGGATGGATGGTACCATGAGAAATCGAGTCAGCTGAAGAATAGTGCGAAAGGGGCGGTGGACATGTGGATTCGTGACCATGACGAAGTCGAAGTGGTCCCCAGTGCTCCAATGTCGGCCCACGAATGGATCAAGGAAATGATGACTGGATATCTGAGGGACGGTCTTAAGATGGCCAGAGTTCTCCGGAAGGCAGTTGAAGAGGATGAGATCGATCTTCTAGATTATCAAGAGCAGTAA
- a CDS encoding phage integrase N-terminal SAM-like domain-containing protein: MPNRPPTPRPPKLLDCVRHACRRLHYSIHTEKAYVRWVTRYVLFHDTRHPKSLAARHVRAFLNHLAVDKQVAASTQNQALNALVFLYDRVLEIELGAIGDITPPQHPTRLPVVCTRAEVQAVLQRITGTNQLVALLLYGAGLRLSEALRLRVKDVDLERGEITVRDGKGAKDRVTMLPNRAKPRLTHQIKA; this comes from the coding sequence ATGCCCAACCGCCCACCAACGCCTCGTCCGCCGAAGCTGCTGGACTGCGTGCGCCATGCGTGCCGACGGCTGCATTATAGCATCCATACCGAAAAAGCGTACGTGCGCTGGGTGACGCGGTATGTGCTCTTCCACGACACGCGCCATCCGAAATCGCTCGCCGCACGCCACGTTCGAGCGTTCCTGAACCATCTTGCGGTTGATAAGCAGGTGGCGGCCTCCACGCAAAACCAGGCGCTCAATGCGCTCGTGTTTCTCTATGATCGCGTGTTGGAGATCGAACTGGGCGCGATTGGTGACATCACGCCGCCGCAGCACCCGACGCGGCTTCCGGTGGTCTGTACGCGGGCGGAGGTGCAGGCGGTGTTGCAGCGCATAACGGGCACGAATCAGCTTGTGGCGTTACTGCTGTATGGGGCGGGACTACGCCTTTCGGAGGCACTGCGCCTTCGTGTCAAGGATGTGGATCTGGAGCGCGGCGAAATCACGGTGCGCGACGGGAAAGGTGCCAAAGACCGCGTGACGATGCTGCCGAATCGGGCCAAGCCGCGCCTCACGCATCAGATCAAGGCCTGA
- a CDS encoding DNA-processing protein DprA → MSNSPHILEPDAQAIFLLCGRLGSHDDSAAKPLTRNQYNEVANWLNNNGMRPGDLLNEEGREQLSVFSNDGKLTEDRLRALLQRGTAMAMAVEEWTNKGGWILARSDDNYPKRFRRRLRHLAPPILYGVGDPKLLEYGGVSMVGSRDSDDASLAFVRDLAWQCAEEGVSVVSGGARGVDQASMDAALEAGGIVVGALANGLAKTSRKKKYREAITDNRLTLISAYHPNSRFQVWKAMDRNKHIYALGDGTVVAHSAVGSGGTWSGATENLEHEWVPLFVRAEPPIPDGNRKLIEMGGHPIDRRVFRDGVRVEDWLKGSVSLDDIEPAVAQFGFQSASSEDEISNIQEESAEDQSGQEAMTELFPLVWPAIKTLLKEPRSEQDVREYFDDLHLGQARDWLMEAVERGLAVREERPVRYVLPKKESVENNSSNHTNSSHGKSLNQDQTVGAMGAGDGSLSKKRDLSSEVKIGEGSRTLFDQA, encoded by the coding sequence ATGTCTAATTCCCCCCACATTCTGGAGCCTGACGCACAAGCTATTTTTTTGCTTTGTGGTCGTCTTGGCTCGCATGACGACAGTGCTGCCAAGCCCCTTACACGTAACCAGTATAACGAGGTGGCAAACTGGCTTAACAACAACGGCATGCGGCCTGGAGATCTTCTCAATGAAGAAGGTCGAGAGCAGTTGTCAGTGTTCAGCAATGACGGTAAACTGACTGAAGACCGGCTTCGTGCACTTCTGCAACGTGGTACAGCGATGGCGATGGCTGTCGAGGAATGGACGAACAAGGGGGGCTGGATTCTCGCTCGATCTGACGATAATTATCCGAAGCGATTTCGCAGGCGGCTCCGCCACTTGGCCCCTCCAATTCTGTACGGTGTAGGCGATCCGAAGCTGCTGGAGTATGGAGGTGTTAGTATGGTCGGATCGCGCGATTCTGACGACGCTTCTCTCGCATTCGTACGCGATTTGGCCTGGCAATGTGCCGAGGAAGGCGTTTCCGTCGTGTCCGGCGGTGCCCGTGGTGTGGATCAGGCATCGATGGACGCTGCACTAGAGGCTGGAGGCATTGTCGTTGGAGCGTTGGCCAATGGCCTAGCAAAAACCTCGCGGAAGAAAAAGTATCGTGAGGCGATCACAGACAATCGGCTAACGCTGATCTCGGCGTACCATCCCAACTCCCGGTTCCAGGTTTGGAAGGCGATGGATCGAAATAAACATATCTATGCCCTCGGCGACGGAACAGTAGTCGCACACTCAGCAGTAGGGAGCGGTGGAACTTGGTCTGGTGCGACGGAGAATCTCGAACACGAATGGGTCCCACTGTTCGTGCGGGCCGAGCCGCCTATTCCCGACGGTAATCGAAAGCTCATTGAAATGGGCGGTCATCCCATTGATAGGAGAGTGTTCCGTGATGGCGTTCGCGTGGAGGATTGGTTGAAAGGATCTGTTTCGCTCGACGATATCGAGCCAGCTGTCGCGCAGTTTGGATTCCAATCCGCATCGTCCGAAGATGAGATTTCGAACATTCAAGAAGAGAGTGCCGAAGATCAATCGGGGCAAGAGGCCATGACAGAGCTATTCCCACTGGTATGGCCAGCCATTAAGACGCTTTTGAAGGAGCCTCGTAGTGAACAGGATGTGCGTGAATACTTCGACGACCTGCATCTCGGACAGGCCCGCGACTGGCTAATGGAAGCTGTAGAGCGTGGCCTGGCAGTGCGTGAAGAACGACCAGTCCGATACGTTCTCCCAAAGAAAGAATCAGTCGAGAACAATTCCTCAAATCATACGAACAGTAGCCACGGAAAATCACTGAATCAGGATCAAACAGTCGGTGCAATGGGTGCGGGAGATGGTAGCCTATCAAAAAAGCGAGACTTAAGTAGCGAAGTGAAGATCGGTGAAGGTTCCCGAACTCTGTTCGATCAGGCATGA
- the ytxJ gene encoding bacillithiol system redox-active protein YtxJ, protein MPCVPYCTMHELDDWTRAQAHAQEEPVVIFKHSNSCPVSAKAHRAMDQLSNDEDPPVYRVTVQTDRAISDAIADTLDLRHETPQVILLDGDAVVYHASHFDVTAEAVRNALAQHTGSTA, encoded by the coding sequence ATGCCCTGCGTACCCTACTGCACCATGCACGAACTGGATGACTGGACGCGTGCCCAAGCGCATGCGCAAGAGGAACCCGTCGTTATTTTCAAGCACAGCAACAGCTGTCCGGTAAGCGCCAAGGCGCATCGAGCGATGGATCAGCTGTCGAACGACGAGGATCCGCCCGTGTATCGGGTGACGGTGCAAACCGACCGCGCCATCTCCGATGCCATTGCCGACACGCTGGACCTCCGGCACGAAACGCCGCAGGTTATCCTGCTGGATGGGGACGCGGTGGTGTACCATGCCTCGCACTTCGACGTGACCGCCGAGGCCGTCCGCAATGCTTTGGCTCAACACACCGGCTCCACCGCATGA
- a CDS encoding DUF6883 domain-containing protein produces MRLPNRYKAYVPREKLSGDLLSRSHAVGKSKARFFRAHGYDEETADHLARDRLNVAHQNEVVEVAESPHDATYVVEGTLRTPRGTTVSVRTVWIVASEDAPRFVTAYPR; encoded by the coding sequence ATGCGGCTCCCCAACCGGTACAAAGCCTACGTGCCGCGGGAAAAGCTGAGCGGCGATCTCCTGTCGCGCTCGCATGCCGTTGGCAAGTCAAAGGCGCGGTTCTTCCGTGCACATGGCTACGATGAGGAGACAGCCGATCATCTTGCGCGCGACCGGCTGAATGTAGCCCATCAGAACGAGGTCGTGGAAGTAGCGGAGTCACCGCATGACGCAACGTACGTCGTTGAAGGTACCTTGAGGACACCGCGCGGAACTACCGTCAGTGTCCGAACGGTGTGGATCGTAGCGTCCGAAGACGCTCCCCGTTTTGTCACTGCCTACCCGAGGTGA
- a CDS encoding glycosyltransferase: MNVFVATIGTRGDVQPYIALAEGLHRAGHAVTVCTSTRYASLVTERGLSYGRLSDDLVALVETPEGRTAIAGAGGEIYGIRALIGLIQRSLKIQRDLQSDGWAAAQEANPDVIVYHPKMAIALHYAERLGIPAVLAPLFPIFLPTGAYPNPGFPRFQFGRRLTAAYNRATHRLVLAVVSAASRWLYASWRKAHGLPAQPRSTDIAHRRSGAQVPFLNAWSRHVAPDPPDWPSSGVATTGYWFLDRPRDWTPPAALKAFLAAGPLPVYVGFGSMAGRDPERTTSIVLDALRRAGLRGVLASGWGGIAAGELPESVYLLGQVPHDWLFPRVAAVVHHGGAGTTAAGLRAGRTTVICPFFGDQPFWGRRVHEAGAGPAPIPQKNLTAERLAAALREATGSLEIRQSAAALGEKIQREDGVANAVAFIERTAVRPAPQAT, translated from the coding sequence ATGAATGTTTTTGTTGCTACCATTGGTACGCGAGGCGACGTGCAGCCATACATCGCCTTGGCTGAGGGCCTGCACCGGGCCGGTCACGCCGTTACCGTGTGCACGAGCACGCGCTACGCGTCCCTCGTCACCGAGCGTGGACTGAGCTATGGGCGCCTTAGTGATGATCTCGTTGCGCTCGTGGAAACGCCTGAGGGGCGAACTGCCATTGCAGGAGCGGGCGGTGAGATCTACGGGATACGGGCGCTGATCGGTCTGATCCAGCGGTCGCTCAAGATCCAGCGCGATCTGCAGAGCGACGGGTGGGCAGCCGCTCAAGAAGCGAATCCCGATGTCATCGTGTACCACCCGAAAATGGCTATCGCGCTTCACTACGCTGAGCGACTTGGGATCCCTGCCGTGCTGGCTCCCCTCTTTCCAATATTTCTCCCAACCGGCGCTTACCCCAATCCCGGTTTCCCAAGATTCCAGTTTGGCCGCCGGCTTACGGCCGCGTACAACCGCGCGACGCACCGCCTCGTCCTTGCCGTCGTAAGCGCCGCGAGCCGGTGGCTGTATGCGTCGTGGCGCAAGGCGCACGGGCTGCCCGCCCAACCGCGCAGCACAGACATTGCGCACAGGCGTAGCGGCGCACAGGTGCCCTTTCTGAACGCGTGGAGCAGGCATGTCGCCCCCGACCCGCCTGATTGGCCGAGCAGCGGCGTTGCGACGACCGGGTACTGGTTTCTTGATCGCCCGAGAGACTGGACGCCACCAGCCGCGTTGAAAGCGTTTTTAGCCGCCGGACCGCTACCCGTCTACGTCGGGTTTGGGAGTATGGCAGGCCGGGATCCCGAACGCACGACGAGCATCGTGCTCGACGCGCTGAGGCGGGCGGGACTCCGAGGCGTTCTCGCGAGCGGCTGGGGCGGGATCGCGGCGGGTGAACTGCCCGAATCGGTGTATCTTCTGGGCCAAGTGCCTCACGACTGGTTGTTTCCTCGCGTTGCCGCTGTGGTTCATCACGGTGGGGCCGGGACCACGGCAGCCGGACTCCGCGCCGGGCGGACGACGGTCATCTGCCCGTTTTTCGGCGACCAGCCGTTCTGGGGCCGGCGCGTCCATGAAGCCGGGGCGGGACCAGCACCAATTCCACAGAAAAACCTGACGGCAGAGCGGCTGGCCGCTGCACTTCGTGAGGCAACGGGAAGCCTAGAGATCCGCCAAAGCGCGGCAGCACTTGGAGAGAAAATCCAACGCGAGGACGGGGTTGCGAATGCAGTTGCATTCATAGAGCGAACGGCCGTACGACCCGCACCCCAAGCCACATAA
- a CDS encoding type II toxin-antitoxin system VapC family toxin, whose product MTSCFLDTGYLIALEASDDQHHDAAVRHWRDEVLASPPLIVTTSYVFDEVVTFFNGRDRHEKAVEVGQRLQASDAVEIVHVTRKLFNAGWLLLQERPDKRYSLTDCISFVVMERRQIERALAFDHHFQQAGFQLLP is encoded by the coding sequence ATGACCTCCTGTTTTCTCGATACGGGCTATCTCATTGCTCTTGAGGCCTCCGACGATCAGCACCACGACGCGGCCGTTCGGCATTGGCGAGATGAAGTCCTGGCCTCCCCACCCCTGATTGTCACCACATCGTATGTCTTCGATGAAGTGGTCACCTTCTTCAACGGTCGCGACCGTCACGAAAAAGCCGTCGAGGTCGGGCAGCGCCTGCAAGCGAGCGATGCGGTAGAGATCGTACATGTGACGCGGAAGCTTTTCAATGCAGGATGGCTTCTGCTGCAGGAACGACCAGACAAGCGATATTCGCTGACCGACTGCATTTCCTTTGTCGTCATGGAACGACGCCAGATCGAGCGCGCATTGGCATTTGATCACCACTTCCAGCAGGCAGGATTTCAGCTTCTTCCGTGA
- a CDS encoding type II toxin-antitoxin system PemK/MazF family toxin — protein sequence MEAPPAGAVVLILFPFSDLSRSKLRPAVVLASVSRGDYVLCQVTSNPYADPNAVELTEEYFREGSLQRVSYARPGKLFTTNTELFEGQVGLLREEVRTEIVSEVVRLLRAGKMPSEGE from the coding sequence ATGGAAGCACCTCCAGCCGGAGCTGTAGTGCTCATCTTGTTTCCGTTTTCGGACTTGTCTCGCTCGAAGCTCCGTCCGGCCGTCGTGCTGGCAAGCGTGAGTCGTGGTGATTACGTGCTTTGTCAGGTAACGAGCAATCCATATGCAGATCCTAATGCCGTCGAGTTGACCGAGGAGTATTTTCGAGAGGGAAGCCTGCAGCGGGTGAGCTACGCGCGGCCGGGGAAGCTCTTTACGACGAACACCGAGTTGTTTGAGGGGCAAGTCGGCCTGTTGCGCGAGGAGGTGCGTACCGAGATCGTATCGGAAGTCGTAAGGTTGTTGCGCGCAGGTAAGATGCCATCAGAAGGTGAATAA
- a CDS encoding DUF4926 domain-containing protein, which yields MIQELDTVVLADDLPEHGLTPGDVGVVVHVYADGAAYEVEFLTGEGATIAVVTLGKDAVRPMKQRKILRVRSMAA from the coding sequence ATGATTCAAGAACTGGATACCGTCGTGTTGGCAGATGACCTCCCGGAGCACGGTCTGACGCCAGGTGATGTAGGAGTCGTAGTCCATGTCTATGCTGACGGCGCTGCCTACGAAGTGGAATTCCTGACCGGAGAAGGTGCTACCATAGCTGTGGTCACGCTGGGAAAGGACGCTGTGCGTCCAATGAAGCAGCGGAAAATCCTGCGCGTGCGCAGTATGGCGGCCTAA
- a CDS encoding TlpA family protein disulfide reductase, whose amino-acid sequence MTRLLSAALIGLFVTLSGCGKSSDAPDPSEAPRTTQAVTQDLVRDVTPPQPVPDTTVATLRGDSLALASHDGVLLINFWATWCPPCRAEIPDLVELQRAMGPAGLTIVGVALDREGASKVRPFVREYEINYPIVIDSTGALDDPLGPIMGLPTTLVVNREGKIVQRVLGVFPVERMRDDLQRLLNNDR is encoded by the coding sequence ATGACCCGTCTATTGTCTGCTGCACTCATTGGCCTGTTTGTTACGCTTAGTGGGTGCGGAAAATCGTCGGACGCGCCCGACCCGTCCGAGGCGCCGCGCACCACCCAAGCCGTCACGCAAGACCTGGTGCGCGACGTGACGCCGCCGCAGCCCGTGCCCGATACCACCGTGGCGACGTTGCGGGGCGATTCGCTGGCCCTGGCCAGTCATGACGGCGTGCTGCTCATCAACTTCTGGGCCACCTGGTGCCCGCCGTGCCGCGCCGAAATACCGGACCTTGTGGAGCTGCAGCGGGCGATGGGCCCCGCGGGCCTCACCATCGTGGGCGTAGCGCTCGACCGCGAAGGGGCGTCGAAGGTCCGGCCGTTCGTGCGCGAATATGAGATCAACTACCCAATCGTCATCGACTCCACCGGCGCGCTCGACGACCCACTCGGCCCCATCATGGGACTGCCCACAACGCTGGTGGTCAATCGTGAAGGAAAGATCGTGCAGCGCGTGCTTGGGGTGTTTCCGGTAGAGCGCATGCGCGACGACCTGCAGCGCCTGCTCAACAACGATCGCTGA
- a CDS encoding type II toxin-antitoxin system VapC family toxin, whose amino-acid sequence MLLDSNLIIYASQPQHGALRRFIAREAPYVSVISKVETLGYHELGENEQRVLEAFFDAAEVLPVSGSAITAAIRLRQKRRMSLGDALIAGTALSYGLLLATHNTEDFAWIEELDVIDPLANTS is encoded by the coding sequence ATGCTTCTCGACAGCAATCTTATTATCTATGCCAGTCAGCCCCAGCACGGAGCCCTTCGAAGATTCATCGCCCGTGAGGCACCCTACGTTTCAGTGATCAGCAAGGTCGAGACGCTGGGCTACCATGAGCTTGGTGAGAACGAGCAGCGGGTTCTGGAAGCGTTCTTCGACGCGGCCGAAGTGCTCCCGGTGTCAGGGTCGGCTATTACCGCAGCGATTCGACTACGCCAAAAGCGCCGCATGTCACTCGGCGATGCGCTTATCGCGGGAACGGCGCTCAGCTACGGCCTGCTGCTGGCAACGCACAACACGGAGGACTTTGCATGGATCGAGGAGTTGGACGTTATCGATCCGCTTGCCAACACGTCGTAA
- a CDS encoding putative toxin-antitoxin system toxin component, PIN family — protein MRSDRRYVFDTNTLVSAALFRGGTPGEAFRYALNTGVVLLSEATFEEIDEVIAREKFDDYLTPEERGAFIEALVDRSQFVNPTEDVRACRDPDDNKFLELAVSENATCIVSGDADLLELNPFRGILIMRPADFLEESKQDE, from the coding sequence ATGAGGAGTGACCGGCGCTATGTCTTCGACACGAATACGCTCGTCAGCGCTGCCCTATTCCGAGGGGGAACGCCAGGGGAGGCGTTCCGCTATGCGTTGAACACGGGCGTCGTGTTGCTTTCAGAGGCGACGTTTGAGGAAATCGACGAGGTGATCGCCCGGGAGAAATTTGACGACTACCTCACACCTGAAGAACGCGGTGCCTTTATCGAAGCTTTGGTTGATCGAAGTCAATTCGTCAACCCAACGGAGGATGTACGAGCCTGTCGCGATCCAGATGACAACAAATTTCTGGAACTTGCTGTAAGCGAAAATGCAACCTGTATCGTCAGCGGGGACGCCGACCTGTTGGAGCTCAATCCGTTTCGGGGAATTCTAATCATGAGACCAGCAGACTTCCTTGAAGAGAGCAAGCAAGATGAGTAG
- a CDS encoding type II toxin-antitoxin system Phd/YefM family antitoxin — MPQVDIGQARRRFDELLERAFHGEDVLITKDDRPFVRLTAPPSLEKKRKRQFGSVEGEIWMSEDFDEPLDEFREYR, encoded by the coding sequence ATGCCACAGGTTGACATCGGCCAAGCCCGTCGTCGGTTCGACGAACTTCTCGAACGCGCCTTTCACGGAGAGGACGTTCTGATTACGAAAGACGACCGCCCGTTTGTGCGGCTCACTGCTCCGCCCTCGCTGGAGAAGAAACGCAAGCGCCAGTTCGGAAGCGTCGAAGGTGAGATCTGGATGAGCGAGGACTTCGATGAGCCGCTTGACGAGTTTCGGGAGTACAGGTAA
- a CDS encoding RecQ family ATP-dependent DNA helicase, whose protein sequence is MDLKNQCLKYLRQALDDPSATFRDGQWEAIRDIVSKQKTLLLVRRTGWGKSMVYFLATRLLRDRGAGPTLLISPLLSLMRNQIEAAARIGINAETINSSNQDEWDRVERDTRHGDVDVLLISPERLANDQFRARVLNRVADRVGLFVVDEAHCISDWGHDFRPDYQRITRILQAMPGNVPVLGTTATANDRVVQDVVEQIGPGVEVSRGPLARASLRLQNVKMRSPTDRMAWLAKHVPDIPGSGIVYTLTVRDARRVAEWLQSQGIEAYPYSGRHDNQERAKLEQALLDNDVKALVATVALGMGFDKPDLGFVIHYQRPGSVVHYYQQVGRAGRDGNTAYGILLHGSEDDDIIDYFIRSSFPAEAHVDEVLTALEESENGLKVRDIEKRINLRKGDIRQVLKLLSVQDRSPVVKEGSRWVRTPVQYEPNREKVEAIKQIRREEQREMQRYMQHDGCLMAFLQNALDDPHAGPCGICASCTGGPLLLETVPESVAIEAAQFLRRSEVSIEPRKKWPYTDSLDAYGWENSGPYGTMEHHLRMEEGRALSIWGDAGWGQLVKQGKYRDGHFDDRLVEAAQDMIQGRWKPDPAPQWVTCVPSNGRPKLVPDYARRLANALNLPFVPCVQKVKNNESQKDMENTEQQTQNLNGVFDVTPSLVRNAPVLLVDDTVDSKWTMTVVTALLREAGAGPVYPFALAQTTPTST, encoded by the coding sequence ATGGATTTGAAGAACCAATGCCTGAAGTATCTCCGCCAAGCGCTCGACGATCCCTCCGCTACATTTCGAGACGGACAGTGGGAGGCTATCCGCGACATCGTTTCTAAACAGAAAACCCTTCTCTTGGTGCGCCGCACAGGGTGGGGGAAGAGCATGGTCTACTTTCTGGCGACTCGCCTACTCCGGGATCGAGGCGCAGGGCCAACGCTCCTCATCTCTCCGCTTCTTTCTCTTATGAGAAATCAGATCGAGGCCGCTGCCCGCATCGGGATCAACGCAGAGACGATTAACTCCTCGAACCAGGACGAGTGGGATCGAGTTGAGCGGGATACCCGCCACGGAGACGTTGACGTTCTCTTGATCTCTCCTGAACGCCTCGCCAATGATCAGTTTCGGGCACGCGTTCTCAACCGCGTTGCTGACCGGGTGGGATTGTTCGTCGTGGACGAAGCCCATTGCATCTCGGACTGGGGACACGATTTCCGGCCTGATTATCAGCGCATCACCCGAATTCTGCAGGCAATGCCGGGCAACGTTCCTGTACTCGGCACAACGGCCACCGCTAACGACCGCGTCGTTCAAGATGTCGTTGAGCAAATCGGACCAGGTGTTGAAGTGTCTCGTGGGCCATTGGCGCGTGCCAGCCTTCGCCTGCAGAATGTGAAAATGAGGAGCCCAACGGATCGAATGGCATGGCTAGCCAAGCACGTGCCAGACATTCCAGGAAGCGGAATTGTTTATACGCTTACCGTACGGGATGCGCGCCGCGTCGCCGAGTGGCTTCAGTCGCAAGGCATTGAAGCGTATCCATACTCGGGGCGCCATGATAATCAAGAGCGAGCCAAGTTGGAGCAAGCACTTCTTGACAACGATGTCAAGGCTCTGGTCGCCACTGTTGCATTGGGGATGGGGTTCGACAAGCCCGATCTCGGTTTCGTCATACACTACCAGCGTCCCGGCTCAGTTGTCCACTACTACCAGCAGGTAGGGCGAGCCGGTCGAGACGGCAATACGGCGTATGGAATTCTCCTCCACGGCTCGGAGGATGACGACATCATCGACTACTTCATTCGCAGTTCGTTTCCAGCAGAAGCGCACGTTGACGAAGTACTCACCGCCCTAGAGGAATCAGAAAACGGACTGAAGGTCCGAGACATCGAAAAGCGAATCAACCTTCGCAAGGGAGACATCCGTCAGGTTCTCAAGCTCCTATCCGTTCAAGATCGCTCACCAGTTGTAAAGGAAGGATCGCGATGGGTCCGAACGCCCGTCCAATACGAGCCGAATCGGGAGAAAGTAGAAGCCATCAAGCAGATCCGCCGAGAAGAGCAGCGGGAAATGCAGCGGTACATGCAACACGACGGCTGCCTGATGGCCTTTCTGCAAAACGCTCTTGACGATCCTCACGCCGGGCCGTGCGGCATCTGTGCATCTTGCACAGGAGGACCACTCCTCCTGGAGACCGTACCAGAGAGCGTTGCCATCGAGGCTGCACAGTTTCTCCGGCGTAGCGAGGTGTCCATCGAGCCACGGAAAAAGTGGCCTTACACTGATTCTCTGGATGCCTATGGTTGGGAAAACAGTGGGCCATATGGAACCATGGAGCACCATCTGCGGATGGAAGAAGGCCGTGCGCTATCAATATGGGGCGATGCCGGATGGGGACAACTCGTCAAACAGGGAAAGTACCGGGACGGGCACTTCGATGATCGCCTCGTTGAGGCAGCCCAAGACATGATCCAAGGTCGGTGGAAGCCGGATCCGGCTCCGCAGTGGGTGACCTGTGTACCCTCAAACGGTCGTCCCAAACTCGTTCCCGACTACGCCCGTCGACTCGCTAACGCACTGAACCTGCCGTTCGTGCCGTGCGTTCAAAAGGTGAAAAACAACGAGTCTCAGAAGGACATGGAGAACACCGAGCAGCAAACGCAGAACCTCAATGGTGTTTTCGATGTCACGCCCAGCCTGGTTCGGAACGCGCCGGTTCTCTTGGTTGACGACACTGTGGACTCGAAGTGGACGATGACCGTCGTGACAGCACTGCTAAGGGAAGCTGGAGCCGGTCCGGTGTACCCCTTCGCCCTTGCCCAGACAACCCCAACTTCAACGTAA
- a CDS encoding DUF4260 domain-containing protein, protein MTPRLLLRLEGLAVLMAALALYAPLDASWWMFAALLLVPDLSMAGYLAGPRLGAHLYNTGHTYIAPLGLGAVGFAADISLALAGALIWTAHIGLDRALGYGLKRTRGFHHTHLSAPDDAAAAP, encoded by the coding sequence ATGACGCCCCGACTTCTCCTCCGCCTGGAAGGGCTTGCTGTCCTGATGGCCGCCCTCGCGCTCTACGCTCCCCTCGACGCGTCCTGGTGGATGTTTGCTGCCCTCCTGCTCGTTCCAGACCTGTCCATGGCCGGCTACCTGGCCGGGCCGCGTCTCGGCGCGCACCTCTACAACACCGGGCATACGTACATCGCGCCGCTGGGACTCGGCGCCGTTGGGTTTGCCGCGGACATCTCCCTTGCCCTCGCCGGGGCGCTCATCTGGACCGCCCACATCGGCCTGGACCGTGCGCTGGGCTACGGCCTCAAGCGAACAAGGGGCTTCCATCACACGCACCTGAGCGCGCCGGACGATGCTGCTGCCGCGCCCTGA
- a CDS encoding cellulose-binding protein has translation MMMRRVLLGSLLLALWLAGSACDGGGSATPPAAPTNVQALSGDGQVTLQWRVPAAVEGVNVYRATSSFSSVEGRSPVNSAAVTQSSYTDANVTNGTTYYYGVVAVGSGGATSELSTVVAVTPIPTPPSRP, from the coding sequence ATGATGATGCGACGTGTGCTCCTCGGAAGTCTTTTGCTGGCGCTATGGCTGGCTGGCAGTGCGTGCGACGGCGGCGGTAGTGCCACGCCCCCGGCGGCGCCCACCAACGTGCAAGCGCTCTCGGGCGACGGGCAAGTGACGCTGCAGTGGCGCGTGCCCGCCGCGGTGGAGGGCGTAAACGTGTACCGCGCCACGTCGTCCTTTTCCTCGGTCGAGGGCCGCTCGCCCGTGAACAGTGCGGCGGTCACTCAGTCTTCCTACACCGATGCCAACGTAACCAACGGCACCACGTACTACTACGGCGTGGTGGCTGTGGGAAGCGGCGGCGCCACCAGCGAGCTCTCAACCGTGGTGGCCGTCACGCCCATCCCCACGCCGCCGAGCCGTCCGTGA